A genomic region of Bacteroidota bacterium contains the following coding sequences:
- a CDS encoding DUF1905 domain-containing protein, whose amino-acid sequence MKSFTFQSTVFRIEAKGGWTFVTLPEGFINPDPGPWGRTPVTATLNGKTWETSIWTEKSGRTLLPLSKAIRGNLQDGDRVLVQITFR is encoded by the coding sequence ATGAAATCATTTACATTTCAATCCACCGTTTTCCGTATTGAGGCCAAGGGTGGCTGGACATTTGTAACGCTTCCTGAAGGCTTCATCAATCCGGATCCCGGGCCCTGGGGGCGCACACCGGTTACTGCCACCTTAAACGGAAAAACCTGGGAAACCAGCATCTGGACTGAGAAATCAGGACGAACATTACTACCGCTGTCAAAGGCCATTCGTGGCAATCTGCAGGATGGGGATCGGGTGTTGGTTCAGATTACCTTCCGGTGA
- a CDS encoding efflux RND transporter periplasmic adaptor subunit, protein MIRLLLPLLLFLVACGDDQQSGPQRPMLGSVVQADGQVVIPGPVTDQIWVTGSLMAEESVELRSEVSGRVVEIPFREGASVKKGDLLFKLYDADLQATLSKLQVQEKLAADVENRNRQLFAKNQISQEEYDRTLTSYQSVKADVEFTRAQLSKTEIRAPFNGIAGLRQVSPGAVVNANTTLGTLASSGGLKMDFSVPGKYASAIIPGRTVSFTVSGLPDTGRAVILASETRIQEQTRTLLVRARIEEKPKSAFPGSLTRVRVVLSDLPSALMVPSFTLVPDLQGDMIFVMKNGLADKRLIRTGIRTETHVQVLGGLAPGDTILTSALLQLRPGVPVKVRDQPPVSRL, encoded by the coding sequence ATGATCCGATTACTGCTTCCGTTATTACTGTTTCTGGTTGCCTGCGGGGATGATCAGCAGTCCGGACCTCAGCGTCCGATGCTGGGGTCGGTGGTTCAGGCGGATGGACAGGTCGTGATTCCGGGTCCGGTGACCGATCAGATCTGGGTGACTGGCTCGCTGATGGCTGAAGAATCGGTGGAATTACGGAGTGAAGTGTCGGGACGGGTAGTCGAAATCCCATTCCGGGAAGGCGCTTCAGTAAAAAAAGGCGATCTGCTGTTCAAATTGTATGATGCCGATTTACAGGCCACCCTTTCCAAATTGCAGGTTCAGGAAAAACTGGCGGCTGATGTGGAAAACCGCAACCGGCAATTGTTTGCCAAAAATCAGATTTCACAGGAAGAGTACGACCGGACCCTGACCAGTTACCAGTCGGTGAAGGCCGATGTGGAATTCACCCGCGCTCAGCTGTCTAAAACGGAAATCCGTGCACCGTTCAATGGCATTGCCGGTTTGCGGCAGGTATCGCCCGGGGCGGTGGTGAATGCGAATACCACCCTGGGTACCTTGGCCTCTTCCGGCGGACTGAAAATGGATTTTTCGGTTCCCGGTAAATATGCGTCTGCCATTATACCGGGGAGAACCGTCAGCTTTACCGTTTCCGGTTTGCCCGATACAGGACGTGCGGTCATTCTGGCTTCGGAAACCCGCATTCAGGAGCAAACGCGTACCCTGCTTGTCCGGGCACGGATCGAAGAGAAACCAAAGTCTGCTTTTCCGGGCAGCCTGACCCGGGTCCGGGTGGTTTTAAGTGACCTGCCATCTGCTCTGATGGTCCCTTCTTTTACGCTGGTTCCTGATCTGCAGGGTGACATGATTTTCGTCATGAAAAACGGGCTGGCCGATAAACGGCTGATCCGCACGGGAATCCGCACTGAAACCCATGTTCAGGTGTTGGGCGGATTGGCTCCCGGTGACACCATTCTGACGTCGGCGTTGCTGCAACTGCGACCCGGTGTGCCGGTAAAAGTCCGTGATCAGCCGCCGGTGAGTCGCTTATGA
- a CDS encoding efflux RND transporter permease subunit, with protein sequence MSNLSVLFIRRPVLTTVVSLLILLFGIIGYFFLSVREYPNVDPPVVTVSTSYPGANADVIESQITEPLEESINGIEGIRTLNSTSRDGASNITVEFEIGRDMEAAANDVRDRVSRAIGSLPPDVNPPVVVKSDADASPIFALSVQSTTRSLIDLSDLANLRFKERLQTIEGVSEVRIWGEKRYSMKLYLDPVKLAGYGLAPGDIREALNRENIELPSGRIEGYSSELSIRTFGRLTTEEEFNNLIIREINGIPVKIRDVGRSVLAPENERTLMRGTGGIPMVGVAITPQPGSNHIAIVDKVKQTIELISRDLPADVRTSVMFDTTQSIRKGIVEVAETILIAFGLVVLIIFLFLRHWRTTLIPVVAIPISLIGSFFIMYVAGFSINILTLLSIVLATGLVVDDAIVVMENIYTKIERGMKPPEAAIAGTSEIFFAIVSTTITLAAVFLPVIFLQGLTGSLFREFGLVMAGSVIISAVVSLTLTPMMSGRLLHHYQTQGRLFNWSEDQFNRLAAGYRNSLSRFIGNRWATGLILAVSVALVVVIWPVLPAELAPLEDRGRMTVQAIGPEGTSFERMDAVMNQLIGIVDTIPEVNVYIAITAPGFGSAAAVNSGFMRIGLTEADERDRTQQEIADELGMALRKVSSVRVFASQEQTIGGGRGTNLPVQFVIQAPELGDLRPVLPKMMSAATASPVFQVVDLNLKFNKPELVISIDRDRARAMGVTVRDIAEAIQLLFSGQRYGFFILNGKQYPVIGLADRPFRDDPMDLSTVSIRNRQGSLVPLENLVTVDYRSNPPQLYRFNRLSSATVSAGLNPGYSLSEGIETMQSIADSLLNDSFTTTLSGISREFMESSNTLWIAFLLALILIYLILSAQFESFSDPLLIMMTVPLAITGAVLSLWVTGQTLNIFSQIGMIMLIGIVTKNGILIVEFANQKMEAGLSRSQAAVEAATQRFRPILMTSLATVLGALPIAMALGAGAESRVSMGIVIIGGLLFSLVLTLFIIPSLVAIFGRNRPIIPGHGN encoded by the coding sequence ATGAGTAATCTGTCTGTCCTGTTCATCCGCCGCCCGGTGCTGACCACCGTGGTTTCCCTGCTGATTTTGCTGTTCGGAATCATTGGGTATTTTTTCCTCAGCGTTCGGGAATACCCCAATGTCGATCCGCCGGTGGTGACGGTGTCGACCTCCTATCCAGGTGCTAATGCCGATGTGATTGAATCGCAGATCACCGAACCACTCGAGGAATCCATTAACGGAATCGAGGGAATCCGCACACTGAATTCCACCAGCCGCGATGGGGCCAGTAACATCACCGTCGAGTTCGAAATCGGTCGCGACATGGAAGCGGCCGCCAACGATGTGCGTGATCGCGTATCGAGAGCCATTGGCTCACTTCCTCCCGATGTGAATCCGCCGGTGGTGGTCAAATCTGATGCCGATGCCAGTCCGATTTTCGCCTTGTCGGTTCAGAGCACCACGCGTTCACTGATTGATCTTTCCGACCTGGCCAACCTGCGGTTTAAGGAGCGGTTACAGACCATTGAAGGCGTCAGCGAGGTCAGAATCTGGGGAGAAAAACGGTATTCCATGAAATTGTACCTCGATCCGGTTAAACTGGCAGGGTACGGACTGGCACCGGGCGACATCCGCGAAGCGCTGAACCGGGAAAACATCGAATTGCCATCGGGACGAATCGAAGGATATTCCTCTGAACTATCCATCCGTACGTTCGGCCGGCTGACAACCGAGGAAGAATTCAATAATCTGATCATCCGCGAGATCAACGGAATTCCGGTGAAAATCCGCGACGTGGGCCGGTCGGTTCTGGCACCCGAAAACGAGCGGACCCTGATGCGCGGAACCGGTGGCATTCCCATGGTGGGAGTGGCCATTACCCCTCAGCCGGGATCGAACCACATTGCCATTGTGGATAAGGTAAAACAGACCATTGAGCTGATCAGCCGCGATTTGCCGGCCGATGTCAGAACCAGTGTGATGTTCGATACCACACAGTCCATCAGAAAAGGAATTGTGGAAGTGGCTGAAACCATCCTGATTGCCTTCGGTCTGGTGGTGCTGATTATTTTCCTCTTCCTCCGTCACTGGCGGACAACGCTGATCCCCGTGGTGGCGATTCCCATTTCGCTGATCGGTTCCTTTTTTATCATGTATGTGGCCGGATTTTCCATCAACATTCTCACCCTGCTTTCCATTGTTCTCGCCACCGGACTGGTGGTGGATGATGCCATTGTGGTGATGGAAAATATTTACACCAAAATTGAACGGGGGATGAAACCACCCGAGGCGGCCATTGCAGGAACGAGCGAAATTTTCTTTGCCATTGTGTCGACCACCATCACGCTGGCAGCCGTTTTTCTCCCGGTGATATTTCTGCAGGGACTGACTGGCAGTCTCTTCCGCGAATTTGGTCTGGTCATGGCCGGATCGGTGATTATTTCAGCCGTGGTGTCACTGACCCTCACGCCCATGATGAGTGGCCGGCTGCTGCATCACTATCAGACTCAGGGACGACTGTTTAACTGGTCCGAAGATCAGTTTAACAGGCTGGCTGCCGGTTACCGGAATTCTCTGAGCCGCTTTATCGGAAACCGATGGGCAACGGGACTGATTCTGGCCGTATCGGTGGCACTGGTGGTGGTTATCTGGCCGGTGTTGCCTGCCGAACTGGCGCCCCTCGAGGACCGTGGACGGATGACCGTTCAGGCCATTGGTCCGGAAGGAACCAGTTTTGAACGGATGGATGCGGTCATGAATCAACTGATCGGCATTGTGGATACCATCCCCGAGGTAAACGTGTACATCGCCATTACGGCTCCCGGATTCGGATCGGCTGCTGCAGTGAATTCCGGATTTATGCGGATTGGTCTGACCGAAGCGGACGAGCGGGACCGGACCCAGCAGGAAATTGCGGATGAACTGGGCATGGCCCTCAGGAAGGTGTCGTCGGTCAGGGTCTTTGCCTCTCAGGAACAGACCATCGGCGGCGGACGGGGTACCAATCTGCCGGTTCAGTTCGTCATTCAGGCCCCCGAATTGGGTGACCTGAGGCCCGTATTGCCTAAAATGATGTCGGCCGCCACAGCCAGTCCGGTTTTTCAGGTGGTCGATCTGAACCTGAAGTTTAACAAACCGGAACTGGTGATTTCCATTGACCGGGACCGGGCACGTGCCATGGGTGTGACGGTGCGTGACATTGCCGAAGCCATTCAGCTGTTGTTCAGTGGTCAGCGGTACGGATTTTTCATTCTGAACGGAAAGCAATATCCCGTGATTGGTCTGGCGGACCGTCCGTTCCGTGATGATCCAATGGATCTTTCCACCGTTTCCATCCGGAACCGGCAGGGAAGTCTGGTTCCGCTCGAAAATCTGGTTACTGTGGACTACCGCAGCAATCCGCCCCAGTTATACCGGTTTAACCGGCTTAGTTCGGCCACGGTTTCCGCGGGTCTGAATCCGGGCTATTCGCTCAGCGAGGGGATTGAAACCATGCAGTCCATTGCCGATTCCCTTCTGAACGATTCCTTTACCACCACTCTGAGCGGCATTTCACGTGAGTTCATGGAAAGTTCGAATACACTCTGGATCGCCTTTCTGCTGGCCCTGATCCTGATTTATCTGATTCTCTCGGCTCAGTTCGAAAGTTTCAGCGATCCGCTTCTTATCATGATGACCGTGCCGCTTGCTATTACCGGTGCGGTTCTCTCCCTCTGGGTCACCGGCCAGACGCTGAACATTTTCAGTCAGATCGGAATGATCATGCTCATCGGAATCGTGACGAAAAACGGAATTCTGATTGTTGAGTTTGCCAATCAGAAAATGGAAGCCGGTCTTTCCAGATCTCAGGCGGCCGTTGAAGCAGCCACGCAACGGTTCCGGCCGATTCTGATGACGTCGCTGGCCACGGTCCTGGGTGCCCTGCCCATTGCAATGGCACTGGGGGCAGGGGCCGAATCGCGGGTTTCCATGGGGATTGTCATCATTGGCGGATTGCTGTTTTCACTCGTCTTAACCCTGTTCATCATTCCGTCGCTGGTGGCCATTTTTGGCCGCAACCGACCGATCATTCCCGGTCACGGGAATTAA